In Rhineura floridana isolate rRhiFlo1 chromosome 1, rRhiFlo1.hap2, whole genome shotgun sequence, the following proteins share a genomic window:
- the LOC133376510 gene encoding zinc finger MYM-type protein 1-like: MDLLKIAVGPTPTLDDDFSSQGYSIMPHGVHKSPRPSGYQQRKAKEARKKSLKTLAGSMLQYVKRPDDGEGTSKDTACQSPIEKADSSDASMHSAEEQGVEMAEFEAEEQGVEMEELEAEESAESDSSHDTVNEMSDIKEKDLQMLCDVSSWEIPLPDHFWVEIIKRGSASFQNKDGPFSVAARQDAKAKGDVHQLSKEWFYKMMPNGKKILRSWMAYSLVSENLYCFCCRLFAVSATDTTSKFVTGFQKWWKLSLKVHNHETSEEHLHCLEKWKTLAAGLRLHKTIDNETIAFTEMEKKKWRDILRRLLDITLFLAKQNLAFRGHKEDESSLNKGNFLELVEMLSKYDPVLKEHLMRLKRSTCKLKVSVSYLSAKTQNEFVSALANHVKEMLVMDIKSAKYFGIMFDSTPDISHTDQMSEVIRYVKINNRKVEVKEVFLGFFPLKGKKAADLSSDGLDIMMCRTQGYDNAATMAGIHGGVQAILKGKNKKAIFNGCVDHSLNLCGQHSFAENASCVTFFGTLERMFSFFAASTHRWDVLIDHTGVSVKRLSTTHWSAHHAAVKPVKEKFDKFVAAIEALCDPHENLDTRGAAQGLLPAVCDFTFLCYLYFWCDVLQEVNLTQQYLQTKGLTLDKVVTKLEALRLFLHEERSHLVEHAIEQIRSRAIKEVAAMFEAVQAKSLISATAEELKMSIPKLTTFYDEQLLSSSVVNADNSHDYHLLP; the protein is encoded by the exons ATGGACCTCTTAAAAATTGCTGTTGGTCCCACCCCTACCTTAGATGATGACTTTAGCAGTCAG ggaTATTCAATCATGCCACATGGAGTGCATAAATCACCAAGGCCAAGTGGATACcagcaaaggaaagcaaaagaggcAAGAAAAAAATCACTCAAGACACTAGCTGGATCCATGCTTCAGTATGTCAAAAGACCGGATGATGGCGAGGGTACATCAAAAGACACTGCTTGTCAATCTCCAATTGAAAAAGCTGATTCTTCTGATGCTAGCATGCATTCTGCAGAAGAGCAAGGAGTGGAAATGGCAGAATTTGAAGCAGAAGAacaaggagtggaaatggaagaattggaagcagaagagagTGCTGAAAGTGACTCTAGCCATGATACTGTAAATGAGATGAGTGACATTAAGGAGAAAGATTTGCAAATGTTATGTGATGTTTCTTCCTGGGAGATACCACTTCCAGATCATTTTTGGGTGGAAATCATCAAAAGGGGAAGTGCTTCTTTCCAGAACAAAGATGGGCCTTTCAGTGTTGCGGCAAGGCAAGATGCAAAAGCTAAGGGAGATGTGCACCAGCTTTCAAAAGAGTGGTTTTACAAGATGATGCCAAATGGCAAGAAAATTCTGCGGTCATGGATGGCTTACTCACTCGTGAGCGAGAATTTATACTGTTTTTGCTGCCGACTGTTTGCCGTTAGTGCTACAGATACGACATCCAAATTTGTGACTGGGTTTCAGAAGTGGTGGAAACTGAGCCTGAAAGTACATAACCATGAGACATCCGAAGAGCACCTACATTGCCTTGAAAAGTGGAAAACATTGGCAGCAGGACTTAGGCTGCACAAAACCATCGACAACGAAACTATTGCTTTTACGGAAATGGAGAAGAAAAAGTGGAGGGACATCTTGCGCAGATTGCTTGATATCACATTGTTTCTTGCCAAGCAGAATCTGGCATTCCGTGGCCACAAGGAAGATGAATCTTCATTGAATAAAGGGAACTTTCTTGAGTTGGTTGAGATGCTTTCAAAATATGATCCAGTGCTGAAAGAGCACCTAATGAGATTAAAGCGGAGCACATGTAAACTTAAAGTATCTGTCTCGTATCTTTCAGCAAAAACTCAGAATGAGTTTGTAAGTGCCCTGGCAAATCATGTGAAGGAGATGCTTGTCATGGACATAAAGTCTGCAAAGTACTTTGGGATCATGTTCGACAGCACACCTGACATATCACATACTGACCAGATGTCCGAAGTGATCAGATATGTAAAAATCAACAATAGGAAAGTTGAAGTAAAAGAAGTATTTCTAGGATTTTTccctttaaaggggaaaaaagctgctGACCTCAGTTCTGACGGACTGGACATAATGATGTGCCGCACTCAAGGTTACGATAATGCTGCCACTATGGCTGGAATCCATGGAGGTGTACAAGCCATTCTtaagggaaagaacaagaaagctaTTTTTAATGGATGTGTGGACCATTCACTTAACTTGTGCGGTCAGCACTCTTTTGCTGAAAATGCATCGTGTGTGACATTTTTTGGAACTCTTGAaagaatgttttctttctttgctgcttccaccCATCGATGGGATGTGTTAATTGACCATACTGGAGTGTCAGTGAAAAGACTATCAACAACACACTGGAGTGctcatcatgctgcagttaagCCAGTTAAAGAAAAGTTCGATAAGTTTGTGGCGGCGATTGAAGCTCTTtgtgatccacatgaaaatttggaCACAAGAGGTGCAGCACAAGGTCTTTTGCCTGCTGTCTGTGACTTCACAtttctgtgctacctgtactTCTGGTGTGATGTACTTCAGGAAGTTAATCTTACACAGCAGTACCTGCAGACTAAGGGCTTAACTCTCGACAAGGTGGTGACAAAGCTAGAGGCGCTAAGACTTTTTTTGCACGAGGAGCGCAGTCACCTAGTGGAGCATGCAATTGAACAG ATCAGATCAAGAGCCATCAAGGAAGTAGCAGCCATGTTTGAGGCTGTTCAAGCGAAGAGTCTCATATCTGCCACTGCAGAAGAGTTAAAGATGTCCATTCCAAAACTGACCACTTTCTATGATGAG caACTTCTCAGTTCCAGTGTTGTGAATGCAGATAATTCGCATGATTACCATCTTCTTCCGTGA